The genomic DNA TCTGGACAAGGCTAGTTGACTCTGCGTCAGTGTCCAATCACAGTAGCGGCAGCGACCTATCGACAAATCTATCGTTGTCCGGATCCACAGGTGCACGGCTGGGAGGGGACGGGACATGGACCTGGCCCTGCTCCGCACGTTCGTCACCGTGCACCGGGCTGGCTCCTTCACCCGGGCCGCAGCCCTTCTGGGGCTTTCCCAGCCCGCCGTCACCTCACAGATCCGCACCCTGGAACGGCAGCTGGGCCGCCCCCTCTTCCTGCGCAGGGCCCGTGGAGTCACCCCGACCAGCATCGGCGACGAACTCGCCCACCGGGCGGCTCCCCATCTGGACGCGCTGATCGAGATCGCCGAGACCGGGCTCGACGAGGAGTCGGGCGTACGCACCCTGCATCTGGCCGGTCCGCCGGAGTTCACCTCCGTACGCGCGCTGCCCGCACTGACACCACTGGTCTCGCAGGGCCTCGCACTGCGGAGCGCCTTCGTCCCGAACGCCGAAGAGACGTTGGAGGGCCTGGCCGCCGGCCATCACGACCTGGCCATCACCACGGCCCGGCCGCGCGGCGGTCTGCTCACCTCGACAGCCCTCTGCGACGAGGAACACGTCCTGGTGGCCGCACCGCGCTGGGCCGGACGGCTGGGACCCGGGACACTGCGCCACAAGGGCCCCATGGTGCTGGAGCAGTTGCCGGTGGTCGAGGTGCACGAGAGCCTGCCGCTGGTCTCCCGCTACTGGGCCGCCGTCTTCGAGAGCCGGCCCGCCGCGTCCGCCGCCGTCGTCGCTCCGGATCTGCGGGCGGTCCTGGAGTGCGCGGTGGCAGGTGCCGGGCTCGCCGTCCTGCCGCGCTACCTCTGCGAGCGCGCACTGGAACGGGGCGAGGTCGTGGCCCTGCTCGATCCCCCGGTGCCACCGCTGCGGACGTACTTCCTCGCCGTACGGACCGGCACACTCGCCCTGCCGCACCTCGCGCGGGCGCACGAATCGCTGGTGCGTGCTGCCGTCGCCTGGTGACCCGGCGGGCCCGGGGAGTTTCGGAACGCGTTTCCCGGGCCACGCTCTTGCCATGACCGAACGTCCTGTGGTCAAGCGCACCGCACGCGCCATCCTGCTCGACGGCGAGGACCTCGTCCTCATCAAGCGCACCAAGCCGGGGGTGGATCCGTACTGGCTGACGCCCGGCGGCGGGGTCGAGCCGGAGGACGCGACCGTGGTGGACGCCCTGCACCGCGAGGTCGACGAAGAGCTCGGCGCCAAGATCGTCGACGTGGTGCCGTGCTTCGTCGACACCGTCGAGCACATCGCGGACGGCGGGGTGACGGGAGTGAAGGTCCAGCACTTCTTCGTCTGCCGGCTGGAGTCGATGGACCTGTCACGACGCCACGGCCCCGAGATCGACGACCCCTGTGGGGAGTACGAGATCGTCCGGGTGCCGTTCAGCAGGGTCGGGATCGCGGCGGTCCATCTCGTACCACTGTCGCTGCGGCACTATCTGGACGGCAACATCGAGGGTGTACGGGCCATGCACGCACCGGACCTCGGCTGACACACCCGACGGCCGGCACGGGGCTTCAGGGCTTCAGGGCTTCAGGGCTTCAGGGCTTCAGGGCTTCAGGGCTTCAGGGGGATGGTGCGGCCGCCGTCAGTTCCTCGACCGCGTCGTGGCGTATGCGCTCGGCGGGCAGGCCGATGTCCCTGAGCACCTGCACGCCGCTGCGGATCATGCCCGGCGGGCCGGACAGAAAGGCCTCGTACTCCCGCCATCTCCATGCACCGCCCTCCCGCACCGCGTCGGGCAGCAGTCCCGCCGTCCCCCGCCCCGGGCCCCCGGGCACCACCGGGTGGACCGCGAGCCACGGGTGGGTCCGCTGGAGGCGCATCATCGTGTCGAGGTCATAGAGGTCGCGTTCGCTGCGCGCCCCGTAGAAGACCTCGACCGGACGCCGGTCACCGTATTCGGCGACGCCCTCGACCAGCGCCCTGATGGGCGCGATGCCCGTACCGCCGCCCAGACAGAGAAGGCCGTGGTGCGTGGTGTGGTCGACCGTCATCGAACCCGTCGGCGCCCCCAGCCGCAGGATGTCGCCCGGCCGGGCGCGGTGCACCAGCGCGTTGGACACCCAGCCCGCCGGGACCGCCCTGACGTGGAACGAGAGCAGTCCGTCCCTCCGGGGCGCCGACGCGAACGAGTAGTGCCGCCATATTCGTGGCCACCAGGGCGTCTCCAGGGCCGTGTACTGCCCGGCCAGAAACGGATAGGCCTGGTCGGGACGGACGGTGAGCACCGCTATGTCCGGCGTTCTCCGGTCGTGCGAGACCACCTCCGCCTGCCACCAGGCGGGCGCCCGCCTCTCGTCCTCGGCCGCCGCGTCGATCATGATCTGCGAGATCCCGGTGTAGGCGCGCACCCAGGCCGCCTCGGTCTCGCCGTCCCAGGTGGTGAGCGCGTAGCGGCTCAGGGCTCCCAGCAGGGCCTCGCCGACAGCGGGATAGTGCGCGCTGCGTGTGCCGTACTTCCGGTGGCCGCGCCCCAGCCCGCCGAGGTACTGGACGAGCGCCTCCTGTTCGTCCAGCAGGCCGGCGGCGGTGAGGATCGCCCGGAACAGACGGTCGCGCTGGGTGTCCATCGCCACCGGGAACAGGTCCCGCAACTCCGGGTGCCGGATGAACAGCAGGGCGTAGAAGTATGAGGTGGCCCGGTCCGCGACGGGCCCGACCTCCGCGAGAGTGCGGTGGATCAGGACCGCATCGGCTGACGGGGAGGGCGCCGTGGGTCCTCTTGTCCCCGCGGGTCCGCTCGTCCCGGTGGTGTCGGCCGATGTGGTGGCCGGAGCGTCCATATCTGTGCCTCGCCTCGAACGTCTGCTGATGACCGGACCCACAGCGCGGAGTACCGGGCGGAACTGTGGAGTACCGGGCGGGACTGTGCGACACGGTTCAGGCTCTCCTGCCCCATGGCCGTGCGGGTAGCCCCCCGCGCACCCGGGAGCCGAGGGCAGCGGTTCGTACTCCGAGGCCAGTATCGACGGATACTCCCCGCGGCAGACGACCCGTCGCCTCTCGCTTGGCACCGTGTTTCACGTGAAACCACTCAAGCGTCCCGTCCGCCGAGGTCTCCTCGTCGCCCATATCGCCGTCTCAGTGAGCTGGCTCGGCCTCACCGTCGGTCTGCTGACCCTCGGTCTCACGGCCTTCCTCACGGGTGACGCCACAACCGCCGAGGCGGCCACCCGCGCCATGAAGATCTTCGGGGACTGGCTGGTCGTCCCCGTGGCCCTTCTCGCGCTTCTCAGCGGCTTGGTCCTCGCCCTCGGCACCCCATGGGGACTGGCGCGGCATCGCTGGGTCTGGACGAAGTTCTGGCTGACCCTCATCACGGCGGGACTGTCGATCTTCTCGCTGCGCCCCGGGATCGATCACGCCGCGGCGAGCGGCACCGTGGACATCGATCTGGTCGTCGCGCCCGCGGTGGCCACGGCGACGTATCTCTTCATCACCGCCGTCTCGGTGCTCAAGCCGTGGGGCCCGACCCGGCGCGGCCGACGGCCGCGCGTCTCGGCGAGTTCCGTCAAAGGGGTGGACGGGCGATCATCGCGTCGGACAGCCTGACCTCTATGCACCGCCCACAGCCCCGGCCGCTCGCCGAACTGCCCATCCGGCGTCTCACCCGGGAAGACCTGGTCGCCTGCGCCGATCTCTGCGAGGACCGCGGCTGGCCACGCGATGAGCCCCGATGGGGCCTGCTGCTCTCCGCCGGGACGGGATACGGCATCGACGACCCCGACGGCAAAGGTCTGGTGGCAGCCTGTGTGGTGACCTCGTACGGGCCTCGGCTCGCCGCCATCGGCATGCTGCTCGTCGCCGGGCGCCACACCAGGCAGGGCGTCGCGCGGAGGCTGATGGAGCATGTCATCGAGGCCGCCGACGGCACGCCGCTCTCGCTGTACGCGACAGCTCAGGGACAGCCTCTCTACGAACAGCTCGGCTTCGGGCTCCTGGGCTGGTCGAACCGCGTCGGCGGACAGTTCCGCCCGCGCGGTGACGCGCACGGTGCCGCGGCTTCGGCGTCCGTGACCACCCGCCCGGCCGCGGCCGACGACCTTCGGACGATGATCCGGCTGGACCACACGGTCTTCGGGACCGACCGGACACATGTGCTCGCCCGGCTCCCGGCCTTCTCCGACAGGCTCCGGGTCGCGGAGGCCGACGGCGAACTCGTCGGTTACGCGGCGCTCTGGCCCAGCGGGAACGCGCATGTGGTCGGCCCGCTGATCGCGCGGGACACGGCCACGGCCAAGGCCCTCGTCGCCTCGCTGGCCGCGACGACGGACCGTCCGCTGCGGGCGGACATCGACGCGCGCCACAAGGAGCTGCTGGGCTGGTTCGAGGAGCACGGCCTGGAGCCGGGCTCCCGTACGGCTGTGATGACGTACGGGAGCCACGACCTGCCGGGGGACTGGACCCGCCGGTTCGCCCCGCTGACCGTGGCGACGGGCTGACCCCGCGCGGTCACACGGTGCCACCCGTCCGGTCGGGCCCGGAGGCAGGGTGTTCAGTCCCGGGCCGCCGCGACGGACGCCGGCTCGGGAATGTGCGAGGCGACGATCCGGCCTCGGACGGCCGTACGCCGCTCCAGGGTGCTGGAGACGACCGCGAGCACCAGCGCCGAGGCAGCCAGGGCGGCTCCGACCCAGTTGGGCGCGGTGTAACCGAATCCCGCCGCGATCACGATGCCGCCGAGCCAGGCGGCCAGGGCGTTGCCGAGGTTGAAGGCTCCGATGTTGACGGCGGAGGCAAGGGTGGGCGCACCCGCCGCCTGGTCGAGCACCCGCTTCTGGAGCGGCGGTACGGTCGCGAAGCCCAGGGCGCCGATCAGGAAGATGGTGACGGCTGCGGCGGTCTTGTCGTGGGCGGTCATGGTGAAGAGGCCCAGAACCACGGCGAGCGCGCCGAGCGACACGTACAGCATCGGCATGAGGTGGCGGTCGGCGAACCTGCCTCCGACCAGGTTGCCGCCGACCATGCCGAGCCCGAAGAGGACCAGCAGCCACGTGACGGACGATGTGGAGTATCCAGCGGTCCCGGTCATCATCGGGGTGATGTAGGTGATCGCGGCGAAGACTCCGCCGAAGCCCAGGACGGTCATCGCCATCGCGAGCAGGACCTGCACATTGCGGAACGCGGCCAGTTCGTGCCGGAGACGTACGCCTTCGGCCCTGGGCTGTTCCGGTACGAGCTTCGCCACGCCGAGGAGTCCGAGCACACCGAGTCCGGCGACGATGAGGAACGTGGTCCGCCAGCCGGCGGTCTGGCCGATGAATGTGCCGAGGGGTACGCCGACGACGTTGGCGACGGTGAGTCCGGTGAACATCATGGCGATGGCGCCGGCCTTCTTCTGCGGGGCGACCAGACCGGCCGCGACGACCGACCCGATACCGAAGAAGGCGCCGTGGGCGAGCGAGGCGATCACGCGTCCGGCGAGCATGACGCCGAATACGGGAGCGACGGCGGACACCACGTTGCCGACGATGAACAGCCCCATCAGGAGCATGAGCATGCGTTTACGGGTGATCCGGGTGCCGAGCATCGTCATCAGCGGGGCACCGAGCACGACACCCAGCGCGTACCCGGTGACCAGGAATCCTGCGGTCGGGATCGACACCTGGAAATCCGCGGCAACCTCGGGGAGCAGTCCCATGATCACGAACTCGGTGGTTCCGATACCGAATGCCCCGATGGCGAGGGCGAGGAGCGCGAGCGGCATGGGTTCACCTTCCCTGGAGATTGCGCCTGCATCTTACGAGCGTCCACAATAATTGCAGGCGCCGTTTATTTGCAAGCGCTGACTATTGCGGACGTCCCCTATCCTGGAAGCACGCAGCTCCCGCACGGAGGAGAGACCCATGACAGCGACCGACCCCGCACTGACAGCCCTCGCCCAGGGCTGGTGCGCGCTCTCTCTGCTCCACGGGAAGATCGAGGCACATGTCGAACGGGCGCTGCAGTCCGGCCATGGCCTCAGCGTCCGTGAGTACTCGCTGCTGGACGTCCTGAGCCGGCAGCACAACGGGCCGGGCGGACATCTCCAGATGAAGCAGGTGGCCGACGCCGTCGTCCTCAGCCAGAGCGCCACCACCAGGCTGGTCACCCGCCTGGAGGACCGCGGACTGCTGACCCGGTATCTCTGCGACACGGACCGCCGGGGCATCTACACCGATGTCACCGATGCCGGTCTCGCCCTGCTCGACCAGGCCCGGCCGACCAATGACACCGCGCTGCGTACCGCGCTGGACGAGGCCGCCGAGAATCCCGAACTGGCACCGCTCGTCAGGGCGGTCGAAGGACTGAAGGTCCCGGTGTAGCCCGGCGGGCTGCGTATTCTGCCGATCATGAGCGATCTCGAGATACGCCCTGCCGTCCTCACGGACCTCCCGGCCGTCGTGGCCATGCTCGCCGACGACCCGCTCGGCGCCCAGCGCGAATCGCCCGACGACCTGGCCCCGTACCGGGCCGCGTTCCAGCGGCTGAACGAGGACCCGAACCAGCATCTCGTCGTCGCCGTGCGCGAGGACCGCGTCGTCGGGACCCTGCAACTGACCGTTGTCCCGGGGCTGTCCCGGCGTGGAGCCACCCGCTCGATCATCGAGGGTGTCCGTATCCACGGCGACGAGCGCGGCAGCGGCCTCGGAACCCGGCTGATCCAGTGGGCGGTGGACGAATCACGGCGTCAGGAATGCCAGTTGGTGCAGCTGACCTCTGATGTCACCCGTACCGACGCGCATCGCTTCTACGAGCGGCTCGGGTTCACGGCCAGCCATGTGGGCTTCAAGCTGGCACTCTGACCGGGCCGTCCGGACCGGGCGGGGTGCGTGTTTCACGTGAAACACGCACCCCCGGGATTCAGCTGCCGAGCCCCCGCCAGCCACCCTCGTCCACACCGCCGGGAATGGCCGCCCCCGCGTCGTACGGCTCACGGGTGAAGACGAACGAGCCCAGGTCCAGATGATCCACCGTCCCGTCGTCGGCGCGGACGACACGCAGGGTCTCCCCCGCGTAGTAGCCGCCGAGGCCCGTCCAGGTTCCGTCCTGTTCGGCTCGGAAGGCCGCACCACGGCCCGCGGCGCGCAACGGCCGGAGCTCCAGACCGCGGTCCGCGATCAGCTTCAGCGCGAAGGTGTGGGTGCCCCAGTACCAGAGCCCGGTCAGGGCCAGCAGCTGCCCGTCCACCTCTGGCAGGGGACGCCACGGCTCGGGGATCCGCGGCTCCGCCTCCGCGACGATCCGTACGAGGTCGGCGGCCACCTCCCCGGTGAACGGCCCGGACGTGGCGTTGCTGAGCACGACAGCGGCGACGTCGTCCTCCACGCTGAACCACAGGGCGGCGAGGAAGCCGGGGAGCGACCCGGTGTGCCCGACGAGAGTACGGCCGCCCCGCCGCACGACCTGGACGCCCAGACCGTAACCGCTCTGCCAGTCACCGGACTCGGACGGCGCCGAAGGTTCGCGCATCTCCCGCACGGAGGCGGCACACAGGACCCGTTCGTCCCCCTCCACGAGGAACGCGGCGAACCGGAGAAGATCGGCCGCGGTCGACCAGAGCTGACCGGCCGGCGCCATCAGACCGAGGTCCTCGACCTGCTCGGGCAGCAGGACATCGGCCCAGGGGTGCACGGCCCAGCCGCCCGCGTGCGGCGCCTGCGGCTGGGCGGACGTACGCCGCAGGCCCAGCGGCTCCAGGATCTCGCGGCGCAGCACCTCTTCCCAGGACGCTCCGCGCACCGCCTCGATCAGCGAACCGAGCAGGGTGTAGCCGGGGTTGGAGTAGTGGTGCCGGTGGCCGGCCGGGTGCGGCTGCGGCTTCTCACCGAGGACATCGGCGAGCTCCGGGCGGATGGTCCCCGGGGTCCGCTCCCACCAGGGAGAGGGCGCCTCGGCCCCCAGCCCCGCGCTGTGTCCCAGGAGCTGGTAGACGGTCACGTCACCCACTCCCGTGCCGGGAAGGTGCTTCTCCAGCGGGTCGTCCAGATGGATCAGGCCCTCGTCGCGCAACCGCATCACCAGTACGGCGGTGAACGTCTTGGTGATCGAGCCGATCCTGAACTGCGTATCGCTGTCCGGGGCATGCCCCTCGACACAGGTACGGGCGCCGCTCCAGACAGGCTGTCCCTGCCGCTGAACCGCGGCCACGAGCGAGGGGGCACGCCCTTCGGCCTGCGCGGTGGCAGCACGGTGCAGCAGGGCACGCCGGGTGCTGGGGAACAGTTCTTCGCTTGGAGTGGTCATGGTCCACACATACCCGGCCGCCCGGCCTGTGACGAGCCCTTTTCGCCAGGCGCCCACGGGCCCGCCGGACGGACGGCGGGCGCGGGGACGGCCACAGGGGAGGGACGGGCCGGCAAGCAGGGACGGCGGCGGAGAAGCAGGGCCGGGGGCGGAGAAGCAGGGCCGGGGGGGCGGTGCGCGTCAGTCCTTGCGGCTGTACTTCCTGACCAGCACCCCGTTCTCGAAGGAGCGCACGTCCTCCAGCGTGAATTCGGTGACCGCGAAGTCCGACCCGAACATCGGCATCCCGCTCGCGTACACCAGTGGATACGTCTTGATCACCAGCTCGTCGATCTCGTCGAGCAGCTCTCCCGCCAGCTGCGAGCCACCGCAGAGCCAGATGTCCAGCTCGCTGTCCTCGGCCTTGAGCTCCCTGACCCGGGCGACCAGGCCCTCGGAGATGATCTCCACATTCGGGTCCGGTGACTCGGCGAGCGTCCGGGACGCCACGAACTCCCTCAGATGGCCGTACGGGCTGGTGATGCCCATGTCCAGCGCCAGCTGATAGCTGGACCGCCCCTGGACCACGGTGTCGAAGCGCCCGTGCTTCGCGTCGTGGAGTCCGTGCGCCTCGCGGCCCTGGACCGCGATCGTCTCCGGGTACTCCGAGGTGAGAAACCCGAGGAACTCCTCGCTGACGAAGGGATACATCGTCGACGCATCGCCCTGGGGATCGCCGATGAACCCGTCGATCGAGCAGGCGATGAAGTACGTGAGCTTTCGCATGTGTTCCCCGTTCCACGTTCGGCACAGGCCGAAGAGTCCTGTTCAAGGTGACAGCCACGGCATCCACGCACCGCGCCTCAACCACTTCGCTTATAGTGCTTCATGTGTAGTGGTTAAGCAAGCCTCTTTTGCGGGAGGCGATCAGCGGAGACCTGCGAGGAGAAGAGCCATGGCGAAGAACCCCGAGCGCAGAACGGCGCTCACGGACGCGGCGATCGAGGTGCTGGCGCACGAAGGAGCGCGCGGGCTCACCTTCCGCGCGGTGGATGGGCGGGCCGGTGTGCCGGTGGGCACGGCCTCCAACTACTTCAGCAGCCGCGACGACCTGTTCATGCAGGCGGGCGCGCGCATCAACAGCCGTATGACACCCGACCCGGACCGGGTCGAACAGGCGATGCGCCCCGCGCCCTCCCGCGAACTGATCGCCGATCTGATGCGCTGGCTCGTCCAGCGCATGGCCGAGGACCGCACCGGCTATCTGGCCATGCTGGAACTCCGGCTGGAGGCCACCCGCCGGCCCGCCCTGCGGGCACAGCTGACGCGGACGGTGCGCACGGCCTTCGACGAGAGCGCCCGGTTCCACCGGGACGCGGAACTCCCCGGCGACTCCGACGCGTTCCTCGTCCTCTACCTGGCCATGACCGGTGTGCTCCTGGAGCACTTCACCCTGCCCGACATGCTCGGCGACACCGAACTGGACCGGGTGGTGGAGACCGTCGTCACGCGCGTCATGCCCCTGCGGTAGACGGCCACGAGGCGTCGGCACGGTTCATCACCCGCAGCGACCGGGGCACGGTACGGACGCACAGGGGCGCCGGGGCTTCTTGCCGGGAGGATGTCGCCGACAGCCGACAGCCGGCGGACGAGAGGGGAAAGGGGAGTACCCACGCCTTTCCACTCTCAACATATAGCGCATGGGGGGCCTTGCGGCAAGGCCCCCTCCGTACCGCAGAATCGTCCGCCGAGGCCACCGCCGGCCCGAACGTCCCGCCGGACGCGACGGCCGCAACGGCCTCAGATCGGAGTCATGCCGTGCACCCCCTGACCACCAGCGCGTTCGACCTTCCCGACCGTCTCTCCCCCAAGGCCGACCCGGCGCTGATCGCCGCCGACGAGCGTCACTTCGCGGCCATCGCGGACTGCCTCGAAGCGTCGCTCGCCGAACTGTCCGACCGCCTCGACGCCGAGCGCCGGGCGCCCGGGGTCATCGGCCGGCAGGCCATGGACCGGGACCTGGAGATCCACCGGCTGACCGCGCGCCTGCGCGCACTGCGCCGCTTCGGCCTGGACCTGTGCCTCGGGCACATGGTCAGCGAGGAGAGCGGCGAAACCGTGTACGTCGGACGGTTCGGCCTGACGGACAGCGCGGACCGCCGGCTCCTGCTCGACTGGCGCTCCCCCGCCGCCGAGCCGTTCTTCGGGGCCACCCACGCCAACCCGATGGGACTGACCAGCCGCCGCAGGTACCGCTGGACCCGCGGCCGGATCAGCGACTACTGGGACGAGGTGTTCACCTCGGACGGGTTCGCCGGGAACGCCGCACTCGACGACCAGTCCGCCTTCATCGCCAGCCTGGGCAGCAACCGGTCCGCGCGGATGCGCGATGTGCTCGGCACCATCCAGGCCGACCAGGACGCCATCATCCGCGCGGGCTCCCGCGGCGCTCTCGTCGTCGACGGCGGGCCGGGCACGGGCAAGACCGTCGTCGCCCTGCACCGCTCCGCCTATCTCCTCTACTCCGACCCCCGCCTCGGTCACCGCCGCGGCGGCGTCCTGTTCGTCGGTCCGCACCAGCCCTACCTGGGGTACGTCGCCGATGTCCTCCCCAGCCTCGGCGAGGAGGGCGTGCGGACCTGCACCCTGCGCGACCTCGTCACCGAAGGAGCCGAGGCGACGGCCGAGACCGACCCGGCCGTGGCCCGGCTGAAGTCCTCCGCGGAGCTGGTCAAGGCGGTCGAGACGGCCGTCAGGTTCTACGAGGACCCGCCCGCCGGGGGAATGACGGTCACGACCCACTGGTCCGACATCCGGCTGAGCGCCGGCGACTGGGCCGCGGCGTTCGAAGCGGCGGAACCCGGTACGCCGCACAACGAGGCGCACGACCAGATCTGGGAGGAGCTGCTCACGATCCTCGTGGACAAGCACGACGGCGATGCCCCGGACGACCAGCTCCGCGCGTCGCTGACGCGGAACAGGGAACTGCGCACGGCCTTCAACCGCGCATGGCCGCTGCTCGAAGCGGCCGACATCGTCGGAGACCTGTGGTCGGTACCCGCGTATCTGCGCAAGTGCGCTCCCTGGCTCGGATCCGACGAGGTGGCGCTGCTGCAGCGCGGGGACGCCCGTGCCTGGACGGTGTCCGACCTGCCGATCCTGGACGCGGCACGGCAGCGGATCGGCGACCCGGAGGCGTCGCGGCGCAGGCGGCGGCACAGAGCGGCGGTCGCCGCCGAACGCGAGCACATGGACAAGGTCGTCGACGCCCTGCTCGAAGCCGACGACGACGGGGAGGGCCTGGTCACGATGCTGCGCGGGAAGGACATCCAGAACACCCTGGTCGACGAGAGCGCACCGACCGGCATCGAGCCCGACCTGCTCGCCGGCCCGTTCGCGCACATCGTCGTGGACGAGGCCCAGGAACTGACCGACGCGGAGTGGCAGATGCTGCTGCTCCGGTGCCCCTCCCGGAGCTTCACCATCGTCGGCGACCGGGCCCAGGCCAGGCACGGCTTCACGGAGTCATGGCAGGAACGGCTCGAACGGGCCGGCCTCGACCGGATCGGCCTGGCCTCCCTGAGCGTCAACTACCGGACGCCGGAAGAGATCATGGCGGAAGCCGAGCCGGTCATCCGCGCGGTGCTCCCGGACGCCAACGTCCCGGCCTCGATCCGCAGCAGCGGTCTCCCCGTCGTCCACGGATCCGTCGCCGAACGGGACTCGATCCTCGGTGCCTGGCTCGCCGCGCATACCGACGGGATCGCCTGCGTCATCGGCGATCCCACGTTCCCGGAGACGCCCCGCGTCCGGTCGCTGACCCCGGAGCTGTCGAAGGGACTCGAATTCGACCTGGTCGTCCTCATCGACCCGGACACGTTCGGCGAGGGCGTCGGAGGAGCGGTCGACCGCTATGTCGCGATGACCCGGGCCACCCAGCAACTCGTCATCCTCACGAGCGGCTGAGGGCCGTCCCGGCTACTCCGCGTGTGCGGCAGCGGCCTCGGCCAGCTGGTCGAAGGTGCGGACCAGTACCGCCCGCCGTTCCTCCTTGTAGTCCTGCGAGGGTTCCAGATCGTCGATCGTCCGCTCCCAGACGGCTATGAAGTGCTTCTTCCACTTCTCCACCAGCTCCGGGCGCAGCAGGGTGTCCGAGGTGTGGCCGGCCCGGGTGAGGACGGTCAGCAGCTCCAGCTGGCACGGCACGGCCACGCCCCAGTACTCGTCGGCCTCGATCTCGACCGGATCGCCGTCCATCGCCTCGGCGACCTCCGCGACGAGCCGGTCGATGAAGGACGACACATAGTCCCTGGCCGTGTCGCTCTCGAAGTTCCCGCTGCCCCACGTGCCCATGGCTTCTCCTCCGCATGGTGGCGTCACATCACGATGGGGACATCGAAGCAGGGAGCACTGACAAAGCGGTCCGGGGAGACCTTCGCCGCGGCACGGCGAACGCTCAAGCGGTACGGGTGTGGTGGTCCAGCAGGCACGTGAGCAACCGCGTGAACTGCTCGCGCTCGGCCGGAGTCAACGGCGCGAGCAGTTCGTCGTGGAGGCCGTCCAGGACGTCGTCGAGAAGGCGGAGCTGACGGCGGCCCCGGGCGGAGATCGTGATGATGTTGCGGCGCCGGTCGGCGGGATCCGGTGCCCGCTCGACGAACCCGCGCTCGGCCAGTTCGTTGAGCACGCCGACCATGTCGCTGCGGTAGATGCCGGTACGCCGGCTCAGCAACGCCTGGCTGCCGGGCCCCAGATCCTGGAGCGAGGCGAGCACGGCGTAGTGCCACTTACGGGTGCCGACCCGGGTCAGCCCCTCGGAGATCAGCCGGTCCGACCGTACGGTCAGCTGCGACAGCAGCTGGCTCGCCCGCCGGCGCAGCCTGTCGGGCGTCTTGAGCGCGCCGTCGTCGGGCAGGTCCGCGGCCTCGGATCCGGTCATGGCG from Streptomyces sp. NBC_00654 includes the following:
- a CDS encoding LysR family transcriptional regulator encodes the protein MDLALLRTFVTVHRAGSFTRAAALLGLSQPAVTSQIRTLERQLGRPLFLRRARGVTPTSIGDELAHRAAPHLDALIEIAETGLDEESGVRTLHLAGPPEFTSVRALPALTPLVSQGLALRSAFVPNAEETLEGLAAGHHDLAITTARPRGGLLTSTALCDEEHVLVAAPRWAGRLGPGTLRHKGPMVLEQLPVVEVHESLPLVSRYWAAVFESRPAASAAVVAPDLRAVLECAVAGAGLAVLPRYLCERALERGEVVALLDPPVPPLRTYFLAVRTGTLALPHLARAHESLVRAAVAW
- a CDS encoding NUDIX domain-containing protein, which codes for MTERPVVKRTARAILLDGEDLVLIKRTKPGVDPYWLTPGGGVEPEDATVVDALHREVDEELGAKIVDVVPCFVDTVEHIADGGVTGVKVQHFFVCRLESMDLSRRHGPEIDDPCGEYEIVRVPFSRVGIAAVHLVPLSLRHYLDGNIEGVRAMHAPDLG
- a CDS encoding DUF2269 domain-containing protein — encoded protein: MKPLKRPVRRGLLVAHIAVSVSWLGLTVGLLTLGLTAFLTGDATTAEAATRAMKIFGDWLVVPVALLALLSGLVLALGTPWGLARHRWVWTKFWLTLITAGLSIFSLRPGIDHAAASGTVDIDLVVAPAVATATYLFITAVSVLKPWGPTRRGRRPRVSASSVKGVDGRSSRRTA
- a CDS encoding GNAT family N-acetyltransferase, whose protein sequence is MHRPQPRPLAELPIRRLTREDLVACADLCEDRGWPRDEPRWGLLLSAGTGYGIDDPDGKGLVAACVVTSYGPRLAAIGMLLVAGRHTRQGVARRLMEHVIEAADGTPLSLYATAQGQPLYEQLGFGLLGWSNRVGGQFRPRGDAHGAAASASVTTRPAAADDLRTMIRLDHTVFGTDRTHVLARLPAFSDRLRVAEADGELVGYAALWPSGNAHVVGPLIARDTATAKALVASLAATTDRPLRADIDARHKELLGWFEEHGLEPGSRTAVMTYGSHDLPGDWTRRFAPLTVATG
- a CDS encoding MFS transporter gives rise to the protein MPLALLALAIGAFGIGTTEFVIMGLLPEVAADFQVSIPTAGFLVTGYALGVVLGAPLMTMLGTRITRKRMLMLLMGLFIVGNVVSAVAPVFGVMLAGRVIASLAHGAFFGIGSVVAAGLVAPQKKAGAIAMMFTGLTVANVVGVPLGTFIGQTAGWRTTFLIVAGLGVLGLLGVAKLVPEQPRAEGVRLRHELAAFRNVQVLLAMAMTVLGFGGVFAAITYITPMMTGTAGYSTSSVTWLLVLFGLGMVGGNLVGGRFADRHLMPMLYVSLGALAVVLGLFTMTAHDKTAAAVTIFLIGALGFATVPPLQKRVLDQAAGAPTLASAVNIGAFNLGNALAAWLGGIVIAAGFGYTAPNWVGAALAASALVLAVVSSTLERRTAVRGRIVASHIPEPASVAAARD
- a CDS encoding MarR family winged helix-turn-helix transcriptional regulator; protein product: MTATDPALTALAQGWCALSLLHGKIEAHVERALQSGHGLSVREYSLLDVLSRQHNGPGGHLQMKQVADAVVLSQSATTRLVTRLEDRGLLTRYLCDTDRRGIYTDVTDAGLALLDQARPTNDTALRTALDEAAENPELAPLVRAVEGLKVPV
- a CDS encoding GNAT family N-acetyltransferase, whose amino-acid sequence is MSDLEIRPAVLTDLPAVVAMLADDPLGAQRESPDDLAPYRAAFQRLNEDPNQHLVVAVREDRVVGTLQLTVVPGLSRRGATRSIIEGVRIHGDERGSGLGTRLIQWAVDESRRQECQLVQLTSDVTRTDAHRFYERLGFTASHVGFKLAL
- a CDS encoding serine hydrolase; this encodes MTTPSEELFPSTRRALLHRAATAQAEGRAPSLVAAVQRQGQPVWSGARTCVEGHAPDSDTQFRIGSITKTFTAVLVMRLRDEGLIHLDDPLEKHLPGTGVGDVTVYQLLGHSAGLGAEAPSPWWERTPGTIRPELADVLGEKPQPHPAGHRHHYSNPGYTLLGSLIEAVRGASWEEVLRREILEPLGLRRTSAQPQAPHAGGWAVHPWADVLLPEQVEDLGLMAPAGQLWSTAADLLRFAAFLVEGDERVLCAASVREMREPSAPSESGDWQSGYGLGVQVVRRGGRTLVGHTGSLPGFLAALWFSVEDDVAAVVLSNATSGPFTGEVAADLVRIVAEAEPRIPEPWRPLPEVDGQLLALTGLWYWGTHTFALKLIADRGLELRPLRAAGRGAAFRAEQDGTWTGLGGYYAGETLRVVRADDGTVDHLDLGSFVFTREPYDAGAAIPGGVDEGGWRGLGS
- a CDS encoding dihydrofolate reductase family protein gives rise to the protein MRKLTYFIACSIDGFIGDPQGDASTMYPFVSEEFLGFLTSEYPETIAVQGREAHGLHDAKHGRFDTVVQGRSSYQLALDMGITSPYGHLREFVASRTLAESPDPNVEIISEGLVARVRELKAEDSELDIWLCGGSQLAGELLDEIDELVIKTYPLVYASGMPMFGSDFAVTEFTLEDVRSFENGVLVRKYSRKD